One segment of Solanum stenotomum isolate F172 chromosome 1, ASM1918654v1, whole genome shotgun sequence DNA contains the following:
- the LOC125858209 gene encoding uncharacterized protein LOC125858209: protein MAPFEVLYGRRCRSRIDWFDAFEVRPWGTYLLRESLDNVKLIQDRLLMAQSRQKSYVDQKVRDLEFMVGEQVLLKVSPMNGVMRFGKKGKLIPRYIGPFEIVERIGEVAYELSLPPDLSGVHPNLTFEEEPVTILDRQIRKLRSKEISSVKVQWKHRLVEEATWETESDMRSKYP, encoded by the exons atggcaccatttgaggttttgtatggtaggagatgtcgATCTCGAATTGAttggtttgatgcatttgaGGTTAGACCGTGGGGTACATATTTGCTGAGGGAGTCCTTGGACAATGTCAAGTTAATCCAAGATAGACTTCTCATGGCTCAGAGTAGGCAAAAAAGTTATGTAGATCAAAAGGTTCGTGATTTGGAGTTCATGGTTGGAGAGCAGGTTCTATTGAAGGTTTCGCCCATGAatggtgtgatgagatttggaaagaagggCAAGTTGATCCCAAGGTATATTGGTCCTTTCGAAATCGTTGAGCGTATTGGTGAGGTGGCGTATGAGTTGTCTTTGCCACCTGATTTGTCGGGTGTTCACCCC AATTTGACTTTTGAGGAGGAGCCGGTAACCATTTTGGATAGGCAAATTCGAAAGTTGAGGTCGAAAGAGATTTCTTCAGTAaaggttcaatggaagcatcgtctaGTGGAGGAGGCTACATGGGAGACCGAGTCAGACATGAGGAGTAAATATCCTTAG